The Gemmatimonadaceae bacterium genome contains the following window.
AGCCCCGTGGCCCGATGGGATTCACGTTGCCCCAGTACGACTCGGGCTGCGGGTGCACGAGGGGATCGCCGTAGACCTCGCTGGTCGAGGCGAGGAGGAACCGCGCGTTCTTCGCCAAGGCGATGCCCAGCGCGTTGTGCGTGCCCAGCGAGCCGACCTTGAGCGTCTGGATCGGCATCTCGAGATAGTCCACCGGGCTCGCCGGCGAGGCGAAGTGCAGCACGCCGTCGAGGTCGCCGGGGACGAAGGTGTAGGTCGAGATGTTGTGCTTGAGGAACGAGAACCGATCGTGCCCCATCAGGTGCGCGATGTTCTCGGGGTGCCCGGTGAGGAAGTTGTCGAGCCCGACGACCTCGTGGCCGTCCCGCAGGAACCGGTCACAGAGGTGGGAGCCGAGGAATCCGGCCGCGCCGGTGATGAGGATCCTCACGCGCCCGCCCGACCGATGGAACGGTAGGTGAAGCCAAGCCCCGTCATCTTCTCGGGGTCATACAGGTTGCGGCCATCGATCACGACCGGCTGGCGCAGCTCGGCCTTGATGCGGGCGAAGTCCGGGAAGCGGTACTCGTTCCAGTCGGTCACGATGACGAGGGCATCGGCACCCGTCGCGGCCTCGTGGCCCGTCTTGGCGTACTCGATGGCGTTCCCGATGCGACGCTCCGTCTCGTGCATCGCCGCCGGGTCGTGCGCCACGACGGTGGCGCCGGCGGCGCGGAGTTCCTCGATGAGCACCAGCGCCGGCGACTCCCGCATGTCGTCCGTGTTGGCCTTGAACGCCAGGCCCCAGAGCGCAATGCGCTTGCCGCGCAGGTCGCCGCCGAAGACCTCGCGCACCTTCTCGAAGAGGCGGTGCTTCTGCCGCTCGTTGGCGTCCTCCACGGCGCGCAGCACACCCATCGGGGCGCCACGCTCCTCGGAGGTGCGCATCAGGGCCTTCACGTCCTTGGGGAAGCAGGAACCGCCGTAGCCAGGGCCCGGGAACAGGAACGCCGGGCCGATGCGGCTGTCCGAGCCAATGCCCTTGCGCACGAGATCCACGTTCGCGCCCACGCGCTCGCAGAGGTTCGCGATTTCGTTCATGAACGAGATGCGCGTCGCCAGCATGGCGTTGGCCGCGTACTTCGTCATCTCGGCGGACGGGATGTCCATGAAGATGATGGGCTTCCCCGTCCGCACGAAGGGCGCGTAGAGCTCGCCCATCCGCTCGCGCGCAAAGGTCGAGTCGACGCCGATCACGACACGGTCCGGCTTCATGAAGTCGTCGACGGCGGCGCCTTCCTTGAGGAACTCCGGATTGGAGCACATGTGGAAGGCGACCTTGGCCTGCGGGCGGATGGCCTCGGCGACCTTCTGTGCGGTACCCACGGGCACGGTGGACTTGGTCACCACCACAACCTCACGCGCCGCGTGCCGACCAATCTGGTCCGCCACGGCCAGCACGTGCTTGAGATCGGCCGAGCCGTCCTCGTCAGGCGGCGTGCCGACCGCGATGAAGATGACTTCCGCCGACGCGATGGCCGACGCCGTGTCGGTCGTGAAGCTCAGGCGGCCGGCGCGCTGGTTCCGCTCGACGAACTCCTCCAGTCCCGGCTCATAGATGGGCAGCACGTTGCGCTTCAAGCCATCGATCTTCGCCTGGTCGAGGTCTGCGCAGACGACGTCGTTGCCCGTCTCCGCGAGACAGGCGCCGACCACCAAGCCCACGTAGCCCGTCCCGATCACCGTCACCTTCATCGTGCGTGAGCTCCCTTACGCCACTGCGGGCGCGCTGCTGGTCAGTTGGATGACGCGGGCCTTGGCCCCGCGCGTCGCCGCCATTGCGTGACGGGTGTCCACCACGATGCGCGTGTGATCCGCCACGAGTTGGTAGTCCACCGACTTGTGGTCGGTGATGAGCACCACGGCATCGGCGGCCTCGAGTTCCTTGGCCGTCAGCGGCACGCTCGACATCTCGTGCCCGTCCTCGCGGAACGTCGGCACGTGCGGATCGTGGTAGACCACCGTCGCGCCGCGCTGCTCGAGCAGGCGCATGACATCGAGCGCTGGGCTCTCGCGCATGTCGTCGATGTCGCGCTTGTACGCGATGCCCAGCACGAGGACACGGCTGCCGTTCACAGCCTTCCGGTCATCGTTCAGGGCCCGCGAGATCTTCTCGACCACGAAGTCCGGCATCGAGGAGTTCACCTCGGACGCCAGGTCGATGAAGCGCGTCTTGTAGTTCAGCGCGCGCATCTTCCACGCGAGATAGTGCGGGTCCAGCGGAATGCAGTGCCCGCCGATGCCGGGGCCGGGCGTGAACTTCATGAAGCCGAAGGGCTTCGTCGCCGCGGCCTCGATGACCTCCCAGATGTCCACGCCCAAGCGGTCGCAGACGATGGCCATCTCGTTCACCAGGCCGATGTTCACCGAGCGGAAGGTGTTCTCGAGCAGCTTCACGAGCTCCGCCGCCTCGGGCGACGACACCGGCACCACCGTGTCGATGGTGGACGAGTAGAACGCGCGGGCCACCTCGTTGCAGGCCGGCGTGATGCCGCCCACAACCTTTGGCGTGTTCTTCGTGTGGTAGGTCGGGTTGCCGGGGTCCACGCGCTCGGGACTGAAGGCGAGGAACACGTCCTTGCCGATGGTCAGCCCCCTGCCCTCCAGGCGCGGCTGCAGCAGTTCGCGCGTCGTGCCCGGGTACGTCGTGCTCTCGAGCACGATCAGCATGCCGGGGTGGGCCTGTGCGGCGATCGTCTCGGACGCCGAGACGACGTACGACATGTCCGGGTCGCGGGTCTTGGCCAGCGGCGTCGGCACGGCAATCGACACCGTGTCCGCCTCGCGCAGGCGCGCGGCGTCGGTGGTGGCGACGAACTTGCCCGCCTTGACCTGCTTGGCCACCTGCGACGCCGGCACGTCCTGGATGTGCGATTCGCCGCGCATCAGCAAGCCCACGACGCGTTCGCTGACGTCGTAGCCGATCACCTGGAAGCCCGCTTCGCAGAGCTCCATCGCCAACGGCAGGCCGACGTAGCCAAGGCCAATCACCGACGTCGTGGCGCTGCGGTCCGTGATCTTCTGCAGCAGGGCGGACTTGTGGTCAGTCATTCGAGTGGCGAGAGGTTGGGCTTACTTGCCGAAGAAGCCGCGCACGGCGGCGATGACCTCGTCCAGCTGGGCGCGCGTCAGTTCCGGGAACACCGGCAGCGACACGACTTCCTTGGACGCCTTCTCGGCCTCGGGGCAGGCCCCTTCCTTGTAGCCGAGGTACGCGAAGCAGGGCTGGAGATGCAGCGGCAGCGGATAGTACACGGAGTGCCCGATGCCCTTGGCCTTCAGATGGTCCTTGAGCGCGTCGCGCTTGGGCACCCGGAGCGTGTACTGGTTGTAGATCGACTCGTTGGCGGGGTCGACGAACGGCGTCACGATGTCCGAGACGTCGGCAAAGGCCGCGTTGTAGTACTCCGCGTTGGCGCGGCGCTTGGCGCTCCAAGCCGGCAGGTGCGGCAGCTTCGCCGAGAGCACGGCCGCCTGCAGCGCGTCAAGCCTCGAGTTGTAGCCCACTTCCTCGTGGAAGTAGGTCGTGACCGACCCGTGCGTGCGCAGGCGCTGCAGCCGCTTGAAGAGCGCATCATCCTGCGTCACGATCATCCCGCCGTCGCCGTAGCCGCCAAGGTTCTTGGACGGGAAGAACGAGAAGGTGCCGATGGTCGCCGCCTCGCCGGCCATGCGCCACTGTCCGTCGATCTTCCGGCGCGCGCCGATGCTCTGCGCGGCGTCCTCGATGATCGGCATCTGCGGCAGCAACCGCCGGACCTCCTCGATCGCCGCCATCTGGCCGAACAGGTCCACAGGGATCACGGCCTTGGTCTGCGGCGTGACGGCGGCAGCCGCCAGGTCCGGCCGGATGTTGAACGTCTTGGGGTCAATGTCGACGAACACGGCCTTGGCGCCGACATTGTGGATCGTGCCGGCCGTGGCGAAGAACGTAAACGGCGTGGTCACGACCTCATCGCCACGGCCGATGTCGAGCGCGCGCATCGCGATGAGGATGGCGTCGGTGCCGTTCGCGCAGCCGACCGCGTACTTCGTGTTGGAGAGAGCGGCGACGTCGGCCTCGAGCTTCGCCACCGGCGAACCGAGAATGAACGCCTGATCGTCGACGACCTGCATCATCGCACGCACGGCCTCATCGCGGATGGTCGCGTGCTGCGCCTTGAGGTCAAGAAGGGGGACTGCCATTTGAGTCGCTCAGAGGGGTCAAGAAAAGGCTCGCACGGGAACCGTGCGAGCCTTGTAAGTTCGCCCCCTGTAGGGGGATAGTCAACGAATCCGGCCCACCAATCAGAGGGTCGCCCGGAGCGGAAGCGGCACCTCTCGGCCGGTCTTCGCCGACTCATAGATCCCCAGGATCAGCTCCAGCGATTTCCGGCCCATCCGGCCGTCGGTGTCGGGCACGGCCTGGCCCTGCAGCACCTTCAGCACGTTCCGGTAGTACGGCTCGTGGCCGAATCCGTAGACCGAGGGCGGATTGCTGTTCACCCCTGCCACCAAGTCGTCATCGGGGTCCGAGTCCGCGAACGACCAGTGCTCGATCTCGTTGACGGCGGTCCCGCCGATCTTCACCGTGCCCTTCTCCCCGATGAGCGTGAAGGAGCCCTCAAGGTTCTTCGGGTAGGTGAGCATGGTCACCTGGATCACGCCGAGGGCGCCGTTTCGGAACTTCAGCACGGCGGCCCCGGTGTCCTCGGACTCGATCCGGCGCGCCATCGTCGCCGTCTTGGCGATCACGCTCTCGACCGGACCGACCATCCACTGCATCAGGTCCACGTAGTGCGACGCCTGATTCATGAACGCGCCGCCGTCAAACTCCCAGGTCCCGCGCCAGGGGGCCTGGTCGTAGTACTCCTGCGGCCGCGACCAGAACACCGTCGTGTTCGCCAGGTAGATGCGCCCGAACCGACCCTTTTCGAGCGCACGCTTCACCAGCTGTACCGTGGCGTTGAGTCGGTTCTGCTTGACGACGAAAAGCCGCACGCCGGCGGCGTCGCAGGCGTTCACGAGGGCGTCGGCACCGGCCAGCGAGATCGCCATCGGCTTCTCACTGATCACGTGCTTGCCCGCCTTCGCCGCCAGCACACCCTGCGTCGGATGCAGGCCACTTGGCGTGGCAATCGCCACGGCCTCGCAGGGCGCCTCGGCCAGCATCTGCTCGTAGTTGGTGAACCAGGGCACGCCCTGGGCTTTGCCCGCCGCCTCTGCGCGCGCCGCGTCGGCATCGCAGACGGCGCTGAGCGCCAGCCCATCCACCTTCGCGATGGCCGAAAAGTGGTTGGCGCTGATGCGGCCGCAGCCGACCAGCGCAATGCGGATGGGAGCCGTCACGAGGCCGCCTGCAGCGCCAGGGCCCCGTCGCGCTCGACGTAGGCACTGCCACAGGCCGTGCAGCGCAGGGGCGCGGACGCCGGCAGCACCTCGCCGCAGCGGCAGACCCACCCCGTGCGCCGCGCGGGGACGCCGGTCATCAGGGCGAAGGCGGGCACATCCTTGGTCACCACCGCGCCAGCCCCGACGAAGGCGTACTCGCCCAGCGTGATGCCGCAGAGCAGCGTGGCGTTGGCCCCGATGCTCGCGCCCCGCTTCACCAGCGTCCGGCGAAACTCGTGCCTCCGCGACACGTGGCTGCGCGGATTCACCACGTTGGTGAACACCATCGAGGGACCACAGAACACGTCGTCCTCAAGCTCCACGCCCTCGTAGATGGACACGTTGTTCTGCACCTTCACGTTGCGGCCGAGCCGCGTGCCGTTCATCACGAAGACGTTCTGGCCCAACGAACAGTCCTCGCCGATGACGGCCCCGGGCATCACGTGGCAGAAGTGCCAGATCTTCGTGCCGCGTCCGACCGTCGCCCCTTCATCGACGCAGGCCGAGGGATGCACGTAGTAGTCGAGGCCGCTGGCATCGCTCACGCGATGCCCTCCTGCCACTCCTGCAACGAGCGCACGGTGGGCGCCTCCGTGTTCATCGCCTCGATGGCCGCACAGGCGGCCGTGGCGGCCGACAGCGTGGTCGTGTAGGGCACCCGGTTCGCGATGGCCGCCTGCCGCAAGGTGTAGTCGTCCTCCTGCGCCCGCTCGCCGAGCGGCGTGTTGATCAGCAGCTGCAGCTCGCCATTCAGCATGAGGTCGAGCCCGTTCGGCCGCCCCACCCCGATCTTGAACACGCGGTCGGTGGAGACCCCAAGCCCTTCGAGGTGTTGCTGCGTGCCACCCGTGGCCGAGAGGTCAAAGCCCAGCGACTTGAAGCGCTTGGCCAAGGGACCCGCCGAGGGCTTGTCGTGGTCGTTCACGGTGATCATCACGCGCCCTTCCCGCGGCAACCCGTTGCCTGCCGAGAGTTGCGCCTTGGCAAAGGCGGTCCCGAAGGTCGACGCCACGCCCATCACCTCACCGGTGCTGCGCATCTCCGGGCCGAGGATCGGATCGAACTCGCGGAACTTGGTGAACGGGAACACCGCCTCCTTCACGCTCACGTAGGGCGCGATGATCTCCTCGGTGTAGCCAAGGTCGACGAGCTTCTCGCCCATCATGACGCGCGCGGCCAGCGAGGCCAGCGGCCTGCCGATGGTCTTGGAGACGAACGGCACGGTACGCGACGCGCGCGGGTTCACCTCGAGCACGTAGACCACACCGTCCTTCAGCGCGTACTGCACGTTGATCAGGCCCACCACGCCCAGCGCCTTGGCGAAGGCGATGGTGTGCGCCCGCATCTCGTCCTGCTTGTCCTGCGGGATGAGGTACGGCGGCAGCACGCAGGCCGAGTCGCCGGAGTGGATGCCGGCGTCCTCGATGTGCTGCATCACGCCACCGATGACCACCGTCTCGCCGTCGGAAAGCGCGTCCACGTCGGCCTCGTAGGCGTCCTCGAGGAAGGCGTCCACGAGCACCGGCCGCTCCTCGCTGACGCGCACGGCGCGCTCGAAGTAGTCGCGCAGCGAAGCCTCGTTGTACACGATCTCCATCGCGCGGCCGCCGAGGACGTAACTCGGGCGCAGCAGCACGGGGTAGCCGATGCGGTCGGCGATCGCCACGGCCTCGGGCACGCTGGTCGCCGTCCCGTTGGGCGGTTGCGTCACATCCAACTCGCGCGCCAACTGCTCGAAGCGCTTGCGGTCCTCGGCGATGTCAATCGCCTCGGGGCTGGTGCCGAGGATCTTCACGCCCGCGGCCTCCAACGGCTTCACCAGCTTGAGCGGCGTCTGGCCGCCGAGTTGCACGATCACGCCCTCGGGCTGCTCACGCTGGATGATCTCCAGCACGTCCTCGAAGGTCAGCGGCTCGAAGTACAGCTTGTCTGAGGTGTCGTAGTCCGTCGAGACGGTCTCGGGGTTCGAGTTGACCATGATCGTCTCGTAGCCCGCCTCGCGCAGCGCGATGGCCGCCCGCACGCAGCAGTAGTCGAACTCCACGCCCTGGCCGATGCGGTTCGGGCCGGAGCCGAGGATGATGACCGACTTGCGGCCCGTGCGCGGCATCTCGCTTTCCTCGTCGTAGGACGAGTAGAGATACGGCGTGTTCGAGGGGAACTCGCCGGCGCAGGTGTCCACCATCTTGTACGCGGGACGAATGTCGAAGCCCCAGCGGCGCTCGCGGGCCTGCTTCTCCGTCTCGCCACGCAGCAGCGCCATCTGGCGGTCGGAGAAGCCCATCCGCTTCATACGGCGGATCATCCGCGCATCGGGCGCCTTTGCGGCGGCATAGGCCTTCTCGGCGTCGATGAGTTCCTCGAACTGCCGCAGGAACCACGGATCCATGCCCGTGCGCTTCTGGATTTCCTCAACGGTCATCCCGAGCAGCATCGCACGCTTGACCTGGAACATGCGCTCCGGCACCGGCGTGATGAGCGCGGACTTCACGGCGTCGAGCGAATCGTCGGCGACGCGGTCATCGGAGGGGCGCTCGCCAACGACCCAACCGCTACGTCCGGCCTCGAGCGCACGCAGGCCCTTCTGGAAGGCCTCCTTGAAGGTGCGGCCGATGGCCATCGACTCACCGACGGACTTCATCTGCGTCGTCAGCGTCGGGTCGGCGCCCGGGAACTTCTCGAACGCAAAGCGCGGCACCTTCACGACCACGTAGTCGAGCACGGGCTCGAAGCTCGCCGGCGTGGTCTTCGTGATGTCGTTGGTGATCTCATCCAGCGCGTAGCCCACCGCCAACTTGGTGCCGATGCGCGCGATGGCGAATCCCGTCGCCTTCGACGCCAGGGCCGATGAGCGCGACACGCGCGGGTTCATCTCGATGACGACCATCTCGCCGTTCGTCGGATTCACCGCGAACTGGATGTTGCAGCCGCCGGCCGCGACGCCGATCTCGCGGATGATCGCCAGCGACGCATCGCGCATCACCTGATACTCGCGGTCCGACAGCGTCATCGCCGGCGCGCAGGTGATCGAGTCACCCGTGTGGATGCCCATCGGATCGAGGTTCTCGATCGAGCAGATGATGACCACGTTGTCCTGCGAGTCGCGCATCACCTCGAGCTCGTACTCCTTCCAGCCGAGCAGCGAGCGCTCGATCAGCACCTGCGAGATCGGCGACTCGGCGAGCCCGCGTTTGACGATGCGCTCGTATTCCTCGCGGTTATAGGCCACGCCGCCACCGGAGCCGCCGAGCGTGAAGGCGGGGCGGATGATGGCCGGGAATCCCGTCCACTCCGCGATCTCCAGCGCTTCCGCCCAGGTCGTGGCGATGCGGCCCTCGGGACACTTGAGCCCGATCTTCGTCATCGCCTCGCCGAAGAGCTTGCGGTCCTCGGCCACCGCGATGGCGCGCGCATTCGCGCCGATCAGCTCCACGCCGTGCTTCTCG
Protein-coding sequences here:
- a CDS encoding DegT/DnrJ/EryC1/StrS family aminotransferase, giving the protein MAVPLLDLKAQHATIRDEAVRAMMQVVDDQAFILGSPVAKLEADVAALSNTKYAVGCANGTDAILIAMRALDIGRGDEVVTTPFTFFATAGTIHNVGAKAVFVDIDPKTFNIRPDLAAAAVTPQTKAVIPVDLFGQMAAIEEVRRLLPQMPIIEDAAQSIGARRKIDGQWRMAGEAATIGTFSFFPSKNLGGYGDGGMIVTQDDALFKRLQRLRTHGSVTTYFHEEVGYNSRLDALQAAVLSAKLPHLPAWSAKRRANAEYYNAAFADVSDIVTPFVDPANESIYNQYTLRVPKRDALKDHLKAKGIGHSVYYPLPLHLQPCFAYLGYKEGACPEAEKASKEVVSLPVFPELTRAQLDEVIAAVRGFFGK
- a CDS encoding nucleotide sugar dehydrogenase, producing the protein MTDHKSALLQKITDRSATTSVIGLGYVGLPLAMELCEAGFQVIGYDVSERVVGLLMRGESHIQDVPASQVAKQVKAGKFVATTDAARLREADTVSIAVPTPLAKTRDPDMSYVVSASETIAAQAHPGMLIVLESTTYPGTTRELLQPRLEGRGLTIGKDVFLAFSPERVDPGNPTYHTKNTPKVVGGITPACNEVARAFYSSTIDTVVPVSSPEAAELVKLLENTFRSVNIGLVNEMAIVCDRLGVDIWEVIEAAATKPFGFMKFTPGPGIGGHCIPLDPHYLAWKMRALNYKTRFIDLASEVNSSMPDFVVEKISRALNDDRKAVNGSRVLVLGIAYKRDIDDMRESPALDVMRLLEQRGATVVYHDPHVPTFREDGHEMSSVPLTAKELEAADAVVLITDHKSVDYQLVADHTRIVVDTRHAMAATRGAKARVIQLTSSAPAVA
- the carB gene encoding carbamoyl-phosphate synthase large subunit, which gives rise to MPRRNDIHRVLLIGSGPIVIGQGAEFDYSGTQAAKALKEEGYEVILVNSNPATIMTDPEIADRTYIEPVTPEYVELIIEREKPDALLPTMGGQTALNVAMALHERGVLEKHGVELIGANARAIAVAEDRKLFGEAMTKIGLKCPEGRIATTWAEALEIAEWTGFPAIIRPAFTLGGSGGGVAYNREEYERIVKRGLAESPISQVLIERSLLGWKEYELEVMRDSQDNVVIICSIENLDPMGIHTGDSITCAPAMTLSDREYQVMRDASLAIIREIGVAAGGCNIQFAVNPTNGEMVVIEMNPRVSRSSALASKATGFAIARIGTKLAVGYALDEITNDITKTTPASFEPVLDYVVVKVPRFAFEKFPGADPTLTTQMKSVGESMAIGRTFKEAFQKGLRALEAGRSGWVVGERPSDDRVADDSLDAVKSALITPVPERMFQVKRAMLLGMTVEEIQKRTGMDPWFLRQFEELIDAEKAYAAAKAPDARMIRRMKRMGFSDRQMALLRGETEKQARERRWGFDIRPAYKMVDTCAGEFPSNTPYLYSSYDEESEMPRTGRKSVIILGSGPNRIGQGVEFDYCCVRAAIALREAGYETIMVNSNPETVSTDYDTSDKLYFEPLTFEDVLEIIQREQPEGVIVQLGGQTPLKLVKPLEAAGVKILGTSPEAIDIAEDRKRFEQLARELDVTQPPNGTATSVPEAVAIADRIGYPVLLRPSYVLGGRAMEIVYNEASLRDYFERAVRVSEERPVLVDAFLEDAYEADVDALSDGETVVIGGVMQHIEDAGIHSGDSACVLPPYLIPQDKQDEMRAHTIAFAKALGVVGLINVQYALKDGVVYVLEVNPRASRTVPFVSKTIGRPLASLAARVMMGEKLVDLGYTEEIIAPYVSVKEAVFPFTKFREFDPILGPEMRSTGEVMGVASTFGTAFAKAQLSAGNGLPREGRVMITVNDHDKPSAGPLAKRFKSLGFDLSATGGTQQHLEGLGVSTDRVFKIGVGRPNGLDLMLNGELQLLINTPLGERAQEDDYTLRQAAIANRVPYTTTLSAATAACAAIEAMNTEAPTVRSLQEWQEGIA
- a CDS encoding Gfo/Idh/MocA family oxidoreductase — translated: MTAPIRIALVGCGRISANHFSAIAKVDGLALSAVCDADAARAEAAGKAQGVPWFTNYEQMLAEAPCEAVAIATPSGLHPTQGVLAAKAGKHVISEKPMAISLAGADALVNACDAAGVRLFVVKQNRLNATVQLVKRALEKGRFGRIYLANTTVFWSRPQEYYDQAPWRGTWEFDGGAFMNQASHYVDLMQWMVGPVESVIAKTATMARRIESEDTGAAVLKFRNGALGVIQVTMLTYPKNLEGSFTLIGEKGTVKIGGTAVNEIEHWSFADSDPDDDLVAGVNSNPPSVYGFGHEPYYRNVLKVLQGQAVPDTDGRMGRKSLELILGIYESAKTGREVPLPLRATL
- a CDS encoding UDP-glucose/GDP-mannose dehydrogenase family protein; protein product: MKVTVIGTGYVGLVVGACLAETGNDVVCADLDQAKIDGLKRNVLPIYEPGLEEFVERNQRAGRLSFTTDTASAIASAEVIFIAVGTPPDEDGSADLKHVLAVADQIGRHAAREVVVVTKSTVPVGTAQKVAEAIRPQAKVAFHMCSNPEFLKEGAAVDDFMKPDRVVIGVDSTFARERMGELYAPFVRTGKPIIFMDIPSAEMTKYAANAMLATRISFMNEIANLCERVGANVDLVRKGIGSDSRIGPAFLFPGPGYGGSCFPKDVKALMRTSEERGAPMGVLRAVEDANERQKHRLFEKVREVFGGDLRGKRIALWGLAFKANTDDMRESPALVLIEELRAAGATVVAHDPAAMHETERRIGNAIEYAKTGHEAATGADALVIVTDWNEYRFPDFARIKAELRQPVVIDGRNLYDPEKMTGLGFTYRSIGRAGA